In Apium graveolens cultivar Ventura chromosome 10, ASM990537v1, whole genome shotgun sequence, the following are encoded in one genomic region:
- the LOC141691023 gene encoding uncharacterized protein LOC141691023 yields MGAPPTVNEPPKARVYAMSGKHVIMDTDVVAVMDSEDNMWTELPKFSERYMSGVRDFIQNAFSRFSIGDEITCPCKFCKNDKWHPQDIIYDHLIYNGPWEFSAKWIFDISRKHLETNEDMDEVGTNLGDNLDELMRRTIGDMQNGEDVHSGGPTSNAEKLYRNFEKGKQPLYPGCTKFSSLIFIIRLYSLKCVHGITESRFGDLLDLLREGFPQAHIPLSFNAAKSIIKDIGLDYQKIHACPNDCMIYWGVNEKEDVCKTCGVSRWILGEKKGAGENHLEKVSSRVPAKVMRYFPLKPRLQRMFMSKDYSELIIWHAVGRKTDGKLRHPADAEAWKTLDVKYPQFSSENRNIRLGVTADVFSPYRTMSTLHSTWQVFLVNYNPPHWLSIKTEKLILSTIIPGQESPKNRIDKYMQPLISDLKELWE; encoded by the exons ATGGGAGCCCctccaacagtgaatgaacctcccaaAGCTAGAGTTTATGCAATGTCTGGGAAGCATGTTATCAtggacactgatgttgtggcag TTATGGACAGCGAGGATAACATGTGGACAGAACTCCCAAAATTTAGCGAGAGATATATGAGTGGTGTAAGAGATTTTATTCAAAATGCATTTTCTAGATTCAGCATAGGTGATGAAATAACTTGTCCTTGCAAATTTTGTAAGAATGACAAGTGGCATCCTCAAGATATAATATATGATCATCTCATCTACAATGGTCCGTGGGAATTTTCTGCGAAATGGATTTTTGACATTTCCCGCAAACATCTCGAAACAAATGAAGATATGGATGAAGTTGGTACAAATTTGGGAGATAATCTCGATGAGTTGATGCGCCGGACAATTGGAGATATGCAGAACGGTGAAGATGTCCATTCTGGTGGACCAACTTCCAATGCTGAGAAATTGTACCGTAACTTTGAAAAGGGTAAACAACCATTATATCCAGGCTGCACCAAATTTTCGAGCTTAATTTTTATCATTAGGTTGTATTCTTTGAAATGTGTACATGGAATCACCGAATCTAGATTCGGGGATCTCTTAGATTTGTTAAGAGAAGGTTTCCCACAAGCCCATATACCTTTATCTTTTAATGCTGCAAAAAGTATCATTAAAGATATAGGTCTTGATTACCAAAAGATTCACGCATGCCCAAATGATTGTATGATTTATTGGGGAGTAAATGAAAAGGAAGATGTGTGCAAAACTTGTGGTGTTTCGAGGTGGATTTTAGGGGAAAAGAAAGGGGCTGGTGAAAATCATTTGGAGAAGGTAAGTAGTAGAGTACCAGCCAAGGTGATGCGTTATTTTCCATTAAAACCTAGGCTGCAAAGGATGTTCATGTCCAAGGATTATTCAGAGCTTATAATTTGGCATGCTGTGGGACGAAAAACTGATGGTAAACTTAGACATCCAGCTGATGCCGAGGCATGGAAGACGTTGGATGTTAAGTATCCTCAGTTTTCATCAGAAAACAGAAATATTAGATTAGGTGTAACAGCAGATGTGTTTAGTCCTTATCGTACAATGAGTACACTTCATAGCACATGGCAAGTTTTTTTGGTCAACTACAATCCGCCACATTGGTTGAGTATAAAGACAGAAAAATTGATTCTTTCGACAATTATACCCGGTCAAGAGTCTCCGAAGAATAGGATTGACAAATATATGCAGCCTCTTATCTCAGATTTAAAGGAATTATGGGAGTAA
- the LOC141691022 gene encoding uncharacterized protein LOC141691022, which produces MGGESPRVKGSLDPIEARVWLKEIKKAFALVKVSEEEKTKFASYYLKNETTYWWETVKVLEGTDDVAWYRFKELFLEKFFPQFVQDQIELKFRELKQGNMLVAYYERKFPNFNQRKDKFRPGKNFNRKNTCNKGQGNRPATGNQPTHQRPALPDCQVCGKKHGGVRNKLNVVCYRCNQRGNYSREYRSQPAIKPVNKDQPTRNQEGKAPAIGYTCFKCGKPGHIARDCKAPVPVNNTLQIMGALPTMNEPAKAGVYDMFIKDAIMDTDVVAVKKKIGGSEDPQTSMRARFPG; this is translated from the exons ATGG GAGGTGAATCGCCCAGAGTTAAAGGTTCTCTAGATCCTATTGAGGCAAGagtctggttgaaggaaattaagaaggcatttgccttagtcaagGTGAGTGAGGAGGAGAAGACtaagtttgcaagttactaccTGAAGAATGAAACgacctactggtgggaaactgttaaagtGTTGGAAGGTACTGATGATGTTGCATGGTATAGATTCAAGGAGTTATTTTTAGAGAAGTttttccctcagtttgttcaagatcaaatTGAATTGAAATTTCGGGAGCTAAAGCAGGGAAATATGTTAGTGGCatattatgaaa ggaagtttccaaattttaatcagaggaaaGACAAGTTCCGGCCCGGAAAGAATTTTAATAGGAAGAATACATGCAACAAAGGCCAAGGTAACCGTCCTGCCACTGGGAATCAGCCAACCCACCAGAGGCCAGCTCtaccagattgtcaagtatgtggaaagaagcatggcGGAGTCCgcaacaagttgaatgtggtctgctacagatgcaaccagagggGGAACTATTCAAGAGAGTATCGTAGTCAGCCAGCCATAAAGCCAGTCAACAAGGACCAGCCTACCAGGAATCAGGAAGGCAAAGCTCCAGCAATTGGGTATACCTGTTTCAAGTGCGGAAAGCCAGGGCACATAGCCAGGGATTGTAAAGCACCAGTTCCAGTCAATAATACACTGCAAATCATGGGAGCCCTTCCAACAATGAATGAACCTGCCAAAGCTGGTGTTTATGACATGTTTATAAAGGATGCTATCAtggacactgatgttgtggcag TGAAAAAGAAAattggtggtagcgaggatccccaaacAAGCATGCGAGCTAGGTTTCCTGGTTGA